In bacterium, a genomic segment contains:
- a CDS encoding MFS transporter, whose protein sequence is MSPKLPGMVSSAKGLPSSSWISIDGRLILGARAVRTFAYGFQSVLLGVYLKEAGFAPWQVGAVLTATLLGSAALTALFAGTADRYGRRRMLQISAVFMAGSGAAFAFSTWYPLLILASLTGTVGATSGEVGPFLSLEQAILPQTTAQEHRTRLFSIYNMVGALAGSLGALAAGTPVLLQQALGMDPRMSFRTMFLAYAAFACVALWLFTRLSNRVEVIAGSPSGYGLRRSRGIVLKLAALFSLDSLGGGFVVQSLIAYYFNLRWGAGPEILGPIFMGVGLLQAASFLAAARVAERIGLINTMVFTHLPSNVLLMAIPLAPSLPWAIGLILARHALSQMDVPTRQSYVVAVVDPEERVAAAGVTNIARNLAQATTPIVAGVAMQMVGLGVPFFVGGGLKIIYDLLLFRMFRNVRPPEEQRR, encoded by the coding sequence ATGTCGCCGAAGTTACCTGGCATGGTGAGTTCTGCCAAAGGCCTGCCCTCTTCCTCCTGGATCTCGATTGACGGCCGGCTTATCCTGGGCGCACGCGCGGTCCGGACGTTCGCCTACGGGTTCCAGTCGGTGTTGCTGGGCGTCTACCTCAAGGAGGCGGGCTTCGCGCCCTGGCAGGTAGGCGCGGTGCTGACCGCGACCCTGCTGGGATCGGCCGCGCTCACCGCGTTGTTCGCAGGGACCGCCGACCGGTACGGCCGGCGCAGGATGCTGCAGATCAGCGCGGTCTTCATGGCCGGCAGCGGAGCGGCGTTCGCGTTCAGCACCTGGTATCCCCTGCTCATCCTGGCATCGCTGACCGGTACTGTGGGCGCGACCTCGGGTGAGGTTGGCCCTTTTCTCTCGCTCGAGCAGGCGATTCTGCCGCAGACGACTGCGCAAGAGCACCGGACGCGGCTGTTCTCTATATACAACATGGTCGGCGCGCTGGCAGGTTCCCTGGGCGCGCTGGCCGCCGGCACACCGGTCCTGTTGCAGCAGGCCCTGGGCATGGATCCCAGGATGTCGTTTCGGACGATGTTCCTGGCCTATGCCGCGTTTGCCTGCGTCGCGCTGTGGCTTTTCACGCGACTCAGCAACCGCGTAGAGGTAATAGCGGGAAGCCCGTCGGGCTACGGCCTGCGGCGCTCACGCGGAATTGTCCTGAAGCTGGCAGCGCTGTTCAGTCTGGACTCGCTCGGCGGTGGGTTCGTGGTGCAGAGCCTGATCGCCTACTACTTCAACCTGCGCTGGGGAGCAGGGCCGGAGATCCTCGGCCCGATCTTCATGGGCGTCGGCCTGCTGCAGGCCGCCTCCTTCCTGGCCGCGGCCAGGGTCGCCGAGCGCATCGGCCTAATCAACACGATGGTGTTCACGCACCTGCCCTCCAACGTGCTGCTGATGGCCATCCCTCTGGCGCCCTCGCTGCCGTGGGCGATCGGACTGATCCTGGCCCGCCACGCCCTCTCTCAGATGGACGTCCCCACGCGCCAGTCCTACGTCGTGGCCGTGGTGGATCCCGAGGAACGCGTGGCAGCGGCCGGGGTGACGAACATCGCGCGCAACCTGGCCCAGGCCACGACACCGATCGTGGCCGGCGTGGCGATGCAGATGGTCGGACTGGGCGTGCCGTTCTTTGTGGGGGGCGGGCTCAAGATCATCTACGACCTGCTCCTCTTCCGGATGTTTCGCAACGTCCGGCCGCCAGAGGAGCAACGCCGGTGA
- a CDS encoding phosphoglycerate dehydrogenase produces MIAPRGPKVLISAPGFGRTGDEAIGLLREAGCEIIPNPTDTTLTEEVLVGLVGDADAVIAGMELITERVLGAAPRLKIVARRGVGYETVDLDAATRRGVPVTITAGALTDAVADHTMALLLAVSRRIPSLDRSVKAGKWDRVPAVDVGGKTLGILGFGSIGRAVARRAAGFGMRLLAHDALPDEATAATFGVTLTDMDTLLAESDFVTIHVPLTPQTRGMIGEAALRRMKPGAYLINTSRGAVLDEAALVSALREGHLAGAGLDVFQDEPLRGLSLAGLDQVVATPHVASHTAETLARMERSCAEAVLAALRGERPLHVVNPQVYDHGPRRCGPSR; encoded by the coding sequence GTGATTGCACCTCGCGGACCTAAGGTCCTGATCTCAGCGCCGGGGTTCGGCCGCACCGGAGACGAAGCGATCGGGCTGCTCCGGGAAGCCGGATGCGAGATCATCCCAAACCCAACCGACACCACCCTGACCGAGGAAGTGCTCGTTGGGCTTGTGGGCGACGCCGATGCCGTCATCGCCGGCATGGAGCTCATCACAGAGCGCGTGCTCGGCGCGGCGCCTCGTCTGAAGATCGTGGCCCGCCGCGGGGTGGGATACGAGACCGTGGATCTGGATGCGGCCACCCGGAGGGGTGTCCCGGTGACAATCACCGCCGGCGCGCTCACCGACGCCGTGGCCGATCACACCATGGCGCTGTTGCTTGCGGTCTCCCGCAGGATCCCTTCCCTCGACCGGAGCGTCAAGGCCGGTAAATGGGACCGCGTGCCAGCTGTGGACGTCGGCGGCAAGACGCTGGGTATCTTGGGGTTCGGCTCCATCGGTCGGGCAGTTGCCCGGCGCGCAGCCGGGTTCGGCATGAGACTGCTGGCGCATGATGCGCTGCCGGACGAGGCGACCGCGGCAACGTTCGGCGTAACGCTCACCGACATGGACACGCTGCTGGCGGAAAGCGACTTCGTCACGATCCACGTGCCATTGACGCCGCAGACCAGGGGCATGATAGGCGAGGCGGCCCTGCGCCGGATGAAGCCGGGCGCGTACCTCATCAACACCAGCCGCGGGGCGGTGCTCGACGAGGCGGCACTGGTCTCGGCCCTGCGCGAGGGCCATCTGGCAGGCGCAGGGCTGGATGTGTTCCAGGACGAGCCGCTCCGGGGCCTGTCGCTGGCAGGACTCGATCAGGTGGTGGCCACGCCGCACGTGGCTTCGCACACGGCAGAGACGCTGGCCCGCATGGAACGCTCCTGCGCGGAAGCGGTGCTGGCCGCACTCCGGGGAGAACGCCCGCTTCACGTGGTGAACCCGCAAGTGTACGACCACGGTCCCAGGAGATGCGGTCCGAGCAGGTAG
- a CDS encoding phosphoenolpyruvate carboxykinase (GTP), with the protein MAVTAVAEQWVDEVARLCHPDRVIWHGGSEEEFRLLVDAMLSDSTLHRLNQSTYPNCYLHRSHPQDVARTEHLTYVCTPRREDAGPTNNWMAPDQARDRVGAIVRGSMRGRTMYVIPYLMGPVGSPYSRVGIMVSDSAYVTASMHIMTRVGRVALEHLRTPEDFVAGLHTLADLSPERRFILHYPQERLVWSIGTGYGGNAILAKKCHALRIASWQARQEGWMAEHMLILGLEDPSGEVTYLAAAMPSASGKTNLAMVQSALPGYRVWTVGDDIAWMNVDDQGQLRAINPERGSFGVAPGTNIKTNPAALEMVHQDAMFTNVALTPDGEPWWEGMSDAPPDGLLDWQGRPWQSEAGPAAHPNSRFTAYLRHCPTISPRWEDPKGVPISGIIFGARRSRDVPLVFEAFDWQHGVYMGASMGTETTAAATGKVGVVRRDPMAMLPFCGYNMGDYFAHWLEMGRRLAAPPKIFRINWFRRGADGQFLWPGFGENVRVLKWIVERIRGRGRAVETPVGLIPSPDDLDLTGLELGGPEAPHSAVAEALSYDREGWLQELEEQRTLFEQFGERLPASIWEEHARTGREIKDNSP; encoded by the coding sequence ATGGCCGTAACCGCAGTGGCAGAACAGTGGGTGGACGAGGTGGCGCGCTTGTGCCATCCCGACCGCGTGATCTGGCATGGAGGTTCGGAAGAAGAGTTCCGTCTGTTGGTTGATGCGATGCTCAGCGACAGCACCCTGCACCGCCTGAACCAGTCCACCTATCCCAACTGCTACCTTCACCGGAGCCATCCACAGGACGTGGCCCGCACCGAGCACCTGACCTATGTCTGCACCCCTCGGCGCGAGGACGCCGGGCCCACCAACAACTGGATGGCCCCGGACCAGGCCAGGGACAGGGTGGGGGCGATCGTCAGGGGAAGCATGCGGGGTCGGACCATGTACGTCATACCCTACCTGATGGGGCCGGTGGGATCACCTTACAGCCGGGTCGGCATCATGGTCAGCGACAGCGCCTACGTCACGGCCAGCATGCACATCATGACCAGGGTGGGGCGCGTGGCGCTGGAGCATCTGCGCACCCCGGAGGACTTCGTCGCCGGCCTGCACACGCTGGCGGACCTCTCCCCGGAGCGGCGGTTCATCCTGCACTACCCACAGGAGCGGCTGGTCTGGAGCATCGGCACCGGGTACGGCGGCAACGCCATCCTGGCGAAGAAGTGCCATGCGCTGCGCATCGCCTCCTGGCAGGCCCGGCAGGAGGGCTGGATGGCGGAACACATGTTGATCCTGGGGCTCGAGGATCCCTCGGGCGAGGTGACCTACCTGGCTGCGGCCATGCCCAGCGCGTCCGGCAAGACCAACCTGGCGATGGTGCAATCGGCGCTGCCGGGCTATCGGGTGTGGACGGTTGGAGATGACATCGCCTGGATGAACGTGGACGATCAGGGTCAGCTCCGAGCCATCAACCCCGAGCGCGGTTCGTTCGGGGTGGCGCCGGGGACCAACATCAAGACGAACCCCGCCGCGTTAGAGATGGTTCACCAAGACGCCATGTTCACCAACGTGGCCCTAACCCCGGATGGAGAGCCCTGGTGGGAGGGTATGAGCGACGCACCGCCCGACGGGCTCCTGGACTGGCAGGGGCGGCCGTGGCAGAGCGAGGCCGGACCCGCCGCTCATCCGAACTCCAGGTTCACCGCCTACCTGCGCCACTGCCCCACCATCTCGCCCCGCTGGGAGGATCCAAAGGGGGTGCCGATCTCCGGCATCATTTTCGGAGCGCGGCGCTCGCGCGATGTTCCACTGGTCTTCGAGGCGTTCGATTGGCAGCACGGCGTTTACATGGGCGCCTCGATGGGAACCGAGACCACGGCGGCGGCCACCGGCAAGGTTGGTGTGGTGCGCCGAGATCCCATGGCGATGTTGCCGTTCTGCGGCTACAACATGGGCGACTACTTCGCTCACTGGCTGGAGATGGGCAGGCGGCTGGCCGCGCCTCCCAAGATCTTCCGCATTAACTGGTTCCGCCGCGGCGCCGACGGGCAGTTCCTCTGGCCCGGGTTCGGAGAGAACGTGCGCGTCCTCAAATGGATCGTCGAGCGGATCAGGGGCAGGGGCCGGGCAGTCGAGACCCCTGTGGGCTTGATCCCGTCACCTGACGACCTGGACCTGACCGGCCTGGAGCTGGGTGGCCCGGAGGCCCCCCACAGCGCGGTGGCGGAAGCTCTGAGCTACGACCGGGAGGGCTGGCTGCAGGAGCTGGAGGAGCAGCGGACGCTGTTCGAGCAGTTCGGCGAACGGCTGCCGGCGTCCATCTGGGAGGAGCACGCGCGGACCGGGCGGGAAATTAAAGACAATTCGCCGTGA
- a CDS encoding histidinol-phosphatase, whose amino-acid sequence MLTTSYHTHNRYCDGEGEIAEYLDAALGAGLEAIGISSHSPLTFPNDFALRAGDLPAYCAEVERLRKSYAGRLRVHLGMEFDFIPEYAAPMWEIVAPVRFEFLIGGVHFLGHDAAGVPWAFDYTRQEFERGLREIFGGNARALVAEYYGRVRQLAEWGHVAILAHLDHINRWNRDGCYFSEGARWYRDEVEATLRACAQSGLIVEVNTSGWRGPSAAPHPSPWIVRRCVELEIPLVVTADAHKPEHVAAFYAEAEAMLREAGCCATVVLREEGWRMERF is encoded by the coding sequence ATGCTGACGACCAGCTACCACACCCACAACCGCTACTGCGACGGAGAGGGCGAGATCGCAGAGTACCTTGATGCCGCCCTCGGCGCCGGGCTGGAGGCAATAGGGATCTCCAGCCACTCGCCGCTTACCTTTCCCAACGACTTCGCCCTGCGGGCTGGTGATCTGCCGGCATACTGCGCCGAGGTCGAGCGGCTCCGGAAGTCCTACGCAGGGCGGCTGCGCGTGCACCTGGGAATGGAGTTCGACTTCATTCCTGAGTACGCAGCGCCTATGTGGGAGATCGTGGCGCCGGTCCGATTCGAGTTCCTGATCGGCGGCGTCCACTTCCTCGGGCACGACGCGGCAGGAGTACCCTGGGCCTTCGACTACACACGGCAGGAGTTCGAGCGGGGGCTGCGCGAGATATTCGGTGGCAATGCCCGGGCGCTGGTTGCCGAATACTACGGGCGTGTGCGGCAGCTGGCAGAGTGGGGTCACGTAGCGATCCTGGCGCATCTGGATCACATAAACAGATGGAACCGAGATGGGTGCTACTTCAGCGAGGGCGCAAGGTGGTACAGGGACGAGGTGGAGGCCACTCTGCGGGCCTGCGCGCAGTCAGGCCTGATCGTGGAGGTCAACACCTCGGGATGGCGTGGCCCGTCGGCGGCACCGCATCCCAGCCCGTGGATCGTCCGGCGTTGCGTGGAACTTGAGATTCCCCTGGTCGTCACCGCCGACGCCCATAAGCCCGAGCACGTTGCCGCCTTCTACGCCGAGGCGGAAGCGATGCTGCGCGAGGCGGGGTGCTGTGCGACCGTGGTCCTGCGCGAAGAAGGCTGGCGGATGGAACGGTTCTGA
- a CDS encoding ABC transporter ATP-binding protein: protein MQTVQARALVKRYGDLAAVDGISFEVRPGECFGFLGPNGAGKTTTMKMIYCVLPPTSGDLRVLGMDVRTHPRAIKARLGVVTQDNTLDTALTVRENLVIFARYFDIPWRLAGQRADELLDFVSLTDRSGDKVEYLSGGMKRRLMVARALVPQPELLVLDEPTTGLDPQARQLAWEKLRQLKRTGVTQILTTHYMEEAAALCDRIAIMDQGRIVTEGSPADLIAAHAGREVVELRANDADWGDQDVLKRVLSIAGDLAETHEVYGDLLMLPTQDGETLLRRIREQGVSLESATLRRATLEDAFLKLTGRRLRD from the coding sequence ATGCAAACGGTGCAGGCGCGCGCCCTGGTGAAACGCTACGGCGACCTGGCTGCCGTGGACGGCATCTCGTTCGAGGTTCGTCCCGGCGAGTGCTTCGGCTTCCTGGGCCCCAACGGCGCCGGCAAGACCACCACGATGAAGATGATCTACTGCGTGCTGCCACCGACCTCGGGCGACCTACGGGTGCTGGGCATGGACGTGCGCACGCACCCCCGCGCGATCAAGGCGCGGCTGGGGGTCGTCACCCAGGACAACACGCTGGACACCGCGCTGACGGTGCGCGAAAACCTGGTGATCTTCGCGCGCTACTTCGACATTCCGTGGAGATTGGCCGGGCAGCGGGCCGATGAGCTTCTGGATTTTGTATCGCTCACGGACCGGTCCGGGGACAAGGTTGAGTACCTGAGCGGCGGCATGAAACGGAGACTCATGGTGGCACGGGCGCTCGTGCCGCAGCCCGAACTGCTCGTACTCGATGAGCCGACGACCGGACTCGACCCACAGGCAAGGCAACTGGCATGGGAGAAACTGCGGCAGCTCAAGCGAACGGGCGTCACCCAGATACTCACCACTCACTACATGGAGGAGGCAGCGGCGCTGTGCGATCGCATCGCCATCATGGACCAGGGCCGCATCGTCACCGAGGGCTCACCCGCCGACCTGATAGCCGCCCACGCCGGCCGCGAGGTGGTTGAACTGAGGGCCAACGACGCGGACTGGGGTGATCAGGACGTCCTGAAGCGGGTACTGAGCATCGCCGGCGACCTGGCAGAGACCCATGAGGTGTACGGCGACCTCCTGATGCTGCCCACGCAAGATGGCGAGACCCTGCTGCGCCGCATCCGAGAACAGGGCGTCTCCCTGGAGTCCGCAACGCTGCGGCGCGCCACCCTCGAGGACGCGTTCCTCAAGCTCACCGGCAGGAGGCTCCGCGACTGA
- a CDS encoding SIS domain-containing protein produces MPAPTHAMLAEIREQPAALDRMLSRHAAEIGEAVRALRHRQPPFVVFVARGTSHNAAIYGQYMVETFLRTPTGTAMPSVTTLYRRTPDWRSAAVIGISQSGRSVDVTEVLAEARRQGALTMAITNDPNSPMAGCSHHVLPLAAGPELSVAATKTFTSSLAVLAALVAGWGRATTLARTIRRLPDAVASAIEHEAVIRSLARRRARRDPWVVTTRGYMLGVGDEMALKLKETAYAAAESASAAALLHGPIAALDRRSTVLLLLPPGKSKAGLIDLRDRLRSRSVTTLTFTFDDDPGDVAIHTGLPEPLAPIVASPAVHLFAYHLSVARGLNPDRPRGLTKVTPTR; encoded by the coding sequence ATGCCTGCCCCCACACACGCCATGCTCGCCGAGATCCGTGAACAACCGGCAGCCCTGGACCGCATGTTGAGCCGGCACGCGGCCGAGATCGGCGAAGCGGTGCGCGCATTGCGGCACCGGCAACCACCGTTCGTCGTCTTCGTTGCGCGCGGCACTTCGCACAACGCGGCCATCTACGGACAGTACATGGTTGAGACCTTCCTGCGCACACCTACGGGCACCGCGATGCCGTCGGTGACGACCCTGTACCGCCGCACGCCGGACTGGCGCTCCGCCGCGGTGATCGGCATCTCACAGTCGGGACGGTCGGTGGACGTCACCGAGGTGTTGGCCGAGGCGCGCAGGCAGGGCGCCCTGACCATGGCCATCACCAACGATCCCAACTCGCCGATGGCAGGTTGCAGCCACCACGTACTGCCCCTGGCTGCAGGGCCCGAGCTGAGCGTGGCGGCGACCAAAACCTTCACGTCGTCGCTGGCGGTGCTTGCCGCCTTGGTCGCGGGATGGGGGAGAGCGACGACGCTGGCGCGCACCATCCGCCGCCTTCCAGATGCGGTCGCTTCGGCCATCGAGCACGAGGCCGTGATCAGGTCGCTGGCCAGACGCCGCGCCAGGCGCGATCCCTGGGTGGTGACCACGCGGGGCTACATGCTGGGCGTGGGGGACGAGATGGCGCTGAAGCTCAAGGAGACCGCGTACGCGGCCGCGGAGTCGGCCTCCGCGGCCGCCCTTCTCCACGGTCCGATCGCCGCCCTCGACCGAAGAAGCACTGTGTTGCTGCTCCTGCCGCCGGGAAAGAGCAAGGCCGGCCTGATTGACCTTCGCGACCGCTTGCGCAGCCGGTCGGTCACCACGCTCACGTTCACGTTTGACGACGACCCGGGAGACGTGGCCATCCATACCGGCCTGCCCGAACCGCTGGCGCCCATCGTCGCATCTCCGGCCGTGCACCTCTTCGCCTACCACCTCTCGGTCGCACGCGGCCTGAACCCTGACAGGCCCCGAGGTCTAACCAAGGTCACCCCGACGCGCTGA
- a CDS encoding ATP-dependent 6-phosphofructokinase, with protein MRIAVLTGGGDAPGLNAAIRAITRRALDGNHEVIGIRKGWLGLLDGDTFPLTRDSVSGILPRGGTILGTSRTNPFKADDGEARLLQMIERLGIDAIIAIGGDDTLGVALKLFQMGVKVVGVPKTMDNDVPGTDYTIGFDTAVNIVMDACDRLHTTAEAHHRVMIVEVMGRDAGWVAGVGGLSGGADVILVPEVPFTIEEVCEIVRRRHARGRTFSIVVVSEGARPTDFGMQITQDARVDEFGHVRLGGIGALLAREVEAQTGYETRVTVLGHLQRGGSPTVFDRILATRYGVAAVEAVEEGRFGVMVALRGTKITTVGLEEALAGTSPLDPELFRLTRLFH; from the coding sequence ATGCGGATAGCGGTGCTGACCGGCGGAGGTGACGCGCCGGGTTTGAACGCGGCGATTCGTGCGATCACCCGGCGGGCACTCGATGGGAACCACGAGGTCATCGGGATCCGAAAGGGCTGGTTGGGTCTGCTTGATGGGGACACCTTTCCCCTGACCCGGGACAGCGTGTCGGGTATCCTGCCGCGCGGCGGGACCATCCTGGGCACCTCGCGCACGAACCCGTTTAAGGCCGACGACGGCGAGGCGCGCCTGCTTCAGATGATCGAGCGGCTGGGAATTGACGCCATCATCGCCATCGGCGGCGACGACACTTTGGGCGTGGCCCTCAAACTATTCCAGATGGGCGTCAAGGTGGTCGGGGTCCCCAAGACCATGGACAACGACGTGCCGGGCACCGACTACACGATCGGTTTCGACACCGCCGTGAACATCGTGATGGACGCCTGCGACCGGCTGCACACCACGGCGGAGGCCCATCACCGCGTGATGATAGTTGAGGTCATGGGACGCGATGCCGGCTGGGTGGCCGGGGTCGGCGGCCTTTCCGGAGGCGCCGATGTCATCCTCGTTCCAGAGGTCCCGTTTACGATCGAGGAGGTGTGCGAGATCGTACGCCGGCGCCATGCGCGCGGGCGGACCTTCAGCATCGTGGTGGTCTCCGAAGGGGCCAGGCCGACCGATTTCGGGATGCAGATCACGCAGGATGCCCGCGTGGATGAGTTCGGCCACGTGCGCCTGGGCGGGATAGGAGCCCTGCTTGCACGCGAGGTCGAGGCGCAGACGGGCTACGAGACGCGCGTGACCGTGTTGGGCCACCTGCAGCGGGGTGGATCACCCACCGTGTTCGACAGGATACTTGCGACCCGCTACGGGGTGGCGGCGGTTGAAGCCGTGGAAGAGGGGCGCTTCGGCGTGATGGTCGCCCTGCGCGGTACGAAGATCACCACCGTCGGCCTTGAGGAGGCGCTTGCCGGCACGAGCCCGCTCGACCCGGAGCTGTTCCGGCTCACGCGGTTGTTCCACTAG
- a CDS encoding ATP-dependent 6-phosphofructokinase, translated as MSTRRRIGILTGGGDCPGLNAVIRAVVLSAAVGMGWEVLGIEDGFDGLLHDRIRPLESDDVRGILTQGGTILGTTNRGNPFAWPVERDGRREVVDASRTVLKRIETLRLDALLVIGGDGTLHIADALYRMGAPIVGIPKTIDNDISATDVTFGFDTARLTATEAIDKLHTTAESHHRIMVVETMGRNAGWLPLESGIAGGANSVLIPEIPFRLEVVAQAIEERAARGRRFSIVVISEGAVQVGGAQVVVEEGGPGRLPRLGGIGQQVANALGDMTGRETRCTVLGHLQRGGSPTPFDRLLATRFGVRAVECVMEGRLGQMVALRGPSVVAVPISEAITEPKRVAPDGEMARTARELGISLGSEV; from the coding sequence ATGAGTACACGGCGTCGAATAGGGATCCTGACCGGGGGAGGGGACTGCCCAGGGCTGAACGCCGTCATCCGGGCCGTGGTGCTGTCCGCTGCCGTCGGGATGGGCTGGGAGGTACTGGGCATCGAGGACGGGTTCGACGGCCTGCTGCACGATAGGATCCGGCCGCTGGAAAGCGACGACGTGCGCGGCATCCTGACGCAGGGCGGCACGATCCTTGGGACCACCAACCGCGGGAACCCCTTTGCCTGGCCGGTCGAGCGCGATGGACGCCGGGAGGTCGTGGATGCGTCCCGCACGGTGTTGAAGCGAATTGAAACCCTCCGGCTGGACGCGCTGCTCGTCATCGGAGGCGACGGCACCCTGCACATCGCAGATGCGCTGTACCGGATGGGCGCGCCTATCGTCGGTATTCCCAAGACCATTGACAACGACATCTCGGCCACGGATGTGACGTTCGGATTCGACACCGCGCGGCTCACGGCGACCGAGGCGATTGACAAGCTCCACACGACCGCTGAGAGTCACCACAGGATCATGGTCGTGGAGACGATGGGCCGCAACGCCGGATGGCTCCCATTGGAGTCCGGGATCGCCGGGGGCGCGAACTCGGTGTTGATCCCGGAGATCCCGTTTCGTCTCGAGGTCGTCGCCCAGGCAATCGAGGAGCGGGCGGCCCGGGGGCGGCGGTTCTCGATCGTGGTGATCTCCGAGGGGGCCGTCCAGGTCGGCGGGGCTCAGGTCGTTGTGGAGGAAGGCGGTCCGGGCAGGCTGCCCAGGCTGGGCGGGATAGGGCAGCAGGTCGCTAATGCCTTAGGCGACATGACCGGCCGAGAGACCCGGTGTACCGTGCTGGGGCATCTCCAGAGGGGCGGGAGTCCCACCCCGTTCGACCGGCTGTTGGCCACGCGGTTCGGGGTGCGCGCGGTGGAGTGTGTCATGGAGGGACGCCTGGGCCAGATGGTCGCGCTGCGGGGACCGTCGGTTGTCGCGGTGCCGATATCCGAGGCGATCACCGAACCCAAGCGGGTGGCTCCCGACGGCGAGATGGCCCGTACGGCGCGCGAGTTGGGGATCTCGCTGGGGAGTGAAGTTTGA
- a CDS encoding ABC transporter permease: protein MAPRALGPSSFLFFSPRGAFRFWQRNAYIFRRIFPESIAVNFLEPVIYLLAMGFGIGAYLSTIGGLPYLTFVATGLVATAAMFGATFECTYNAYVQMHYEKAYDAVITTPLGVEDVVIGEVWWGATRSVLYGTVFLVVITLFGTVRSPLALLIPPLFLLSGLMFSVIAMTFTAANPSIDYFTFYFALFVTPMFMFSGVFFPLDALPAWVRTAAWFTPLSHVVSLSRALALGTVEARHAKDLAWILTVTVAMFPLPVVLMRRRLVK, encoded by the coding sequence ATGGCGCCGCGCGCGCTCGGCCCGTCCTCGTTCCTGTTCTTCTCGCCCCGTGGCGCGTTCCGGTTTTGGCAGCGCAACGCCTACATCTTCAGGCGCATCTTCCCGGAGTCCATAGCGGTGAACTTCCTGGAACCGGTGATCTACCTGCTGGCGATGGGTTTTGGAATAGGTGCGTACCTCAGCACAATCGGCGGGCTGCCCTATCTCACGTTCGTCGCCACCGGGCTGGTGGCGACCGCGGCGATGTTCGGGGCCACGTTCGAGTGCACCTACAACGCCTACGTGCAGATGCACTACGAGAAAGCCTACGACGCGGTCATCACGACCCCGCTGGGGGTCGAGGACGTGGTGATCGGTGAGGTCTGGTGGGGAGCGACCCGGAGCGTGCTCTACGGTACGGTGTTCCTGGTGGTGATCACACTGTTCGGCACCGTGCGGTCACCGCTTGCCCTGCTGATCCCACCGCTGTTCCTTCTATCGGGCCTGATGTTCTCGGTCATCGCAATGACCTTCACCGCGGCCAACCCCAGCATAGACTACTTCACGTTCTACTTCGCCCTGTTCGTTACGCCGATGTTCATGTTCAGCGGCGTCTTCTTTCCCCTTGATGCCCTGCCGGCCTGGGTGCGCACCGCGGCCTGGTTCACGCCGCTCTCCCACGTCGTCAGCCTCAGTCGGGCGCTGGCGTTGGGAACGGTGGAAGCGCGCCATGCCAAGGACCTGGCGTGGATCCTGACGGTCACGGTGGCGATGTTCCCGCTGCCCGTCGTGCTGATGCGGCGCCGGCTCGTCAAGTAG